Proteins encoded by one window of Bactrocera oleae isolate idBacOlea1 chromosome 4, idBacOlea1, whole genome shotgun sequence:
- the LOC106614899 gene encoding trypsin beta: MKRTLTLLVLLAWCALNRCATDADSEEEDAELEFIEVGSDASQPIVTVINLTNSTLINQPSNNTISSPSIVLPTNHRIVGGRQISISEVPWQAAVIQSTTFVCGGSVIGEYWVLTAAHCVYGNGGKRYAVRVGSNKFKTGGQLRIINRIFFHGSYNPKTSANDIALLRTKRPFNFNSNVQAVELATSTNEPTSYLISGWGTVTEGKFRPTKYLRGVNVFRVNKRSCSTSYRGISKITRKQLCASAPKQDSCQGDSGGALTTQGIQYGIVSFGYGCARAGYPGVYTKVSSYRTWITTVTGTLNTNN; this comes from the coding sequence ATGAAACGGACGTTAACGCTACTCGTTCTACTCGCTTGGTGTGCCTTAAATCGATGCGCAACGGATGCAGATAGCGAAGAAGAGGACGCTGAATTGGAATTTATCGAAGTAGGAAGTGATGCATCCCAGCCTATCGTAACTGTTATTAATCTCACCAACTCTACTTTAATCAATCAACCCAGCAATAATACAATCTCGAGTCCCAGCATTGTATTGCCCACGAATCATCGAATTGTTGGTGGCCGCCAGATCTCCATCAGCGAAGTACCCTGGCAGGCGGCTGTAATACAATCAACCACTTTCGTTTGTGGTGGTTCAGTTATCGGCGAATATTGGGTACTGACCGCCGCTCATTGCGTCTATGGTAATGGTGGTAAAAGGTATGCGGTACGCGTAGGCTCTAACAAATTCAAAACCGGCGGCCAGTTGCGCATTATCAATCGTATCTTCTTTCATGGCAGTTACAATCCCAAAACTTCTGCTAATGATATAGCCTTGTTACGTACAAAACGACcattcaattttaattcaaatgtacAAGCCGTCGAACTGGCGACGAGTACAAACGAGccgacttcatatttaataagtGGTTGGGGTACAGTAACCGAGGGTAAGTTTCGTCCAACGAAATATTTGCGTGGGGTCAATGTGTTTCGAGTGAATAAAAGGTCATGTTCAACTTCATACCGAGGAATAAGTAAAATTACGAGGAAACAGTTATGTGCCTCTGCTCCAAAACAGGATAGCTGTCAGGGCGATTCTGGAGGCGCTTTGACAACCCAAGGCATACAGTACGGTATTGTGTCTTTTGGTTATGGCTGCGCGCGCGCTGGCTACCCCGGAGTTTACACCAAGGTATCAAGTTATAGAACCTGGATTACGACAGTAACAGGcacattaaacacaaataattaa